In Equus caballus isolate H_3958 breed thoroughbred chromosome 25, TB-T2T, whole genome shotgun sequence, one DNA window encodes the following:
- the OR13D2H gene encoding olfactory receptor family 13 subfamily D member 2H (The RefSeq protein has 1 substitution compared to this genomic sequence) — MERTNWTEIEFILQGLSEYPRAEKFLFVMCLVIYLVILLGNSTLIILILLDSRLHIPMYFFLGNLSFLDICYTSASLPAMLIHFLSKKKTISFTRCVVQMSVTYTMGSTECVLLAVMAYDRYGAICNPLRYPIIMSKVLCIHMVVLSWGLGFLISLAQTLLAIRLPFCGKNVFNHFVCEILAFVKLACADISLNEITLMLDNVIFLFSPLLLICISYIFILSTVLRINSVEGRKKAFSTCSAHVTVVIMFYGTILFMYMKPKSKASAVDKLIALFYGAVIPMLNPIIYSLRNTEVHGAMRKLITRHRFWKKR; from the coding sequence atggaaaggACCAACTGGACAGAGATTGAGTTCATTCTGCAGGGACTTTCTGAGTACCCAagagctgaaaaattccttttTGTGATGTGTTTGGTGATATACCTGGTCATCCTCCTGGGCAACAGCACCTTGATCATCCTAATTCTCCTGGATTCCCGCCTCCACatacccatgtacttcttccttggTAATCTTTCCTTCCTAGACATTTGTTACacttctgcctctctccctgcAATGCTGATACACTTCCTATCCAAGAAAAAAACCATCTCCTTCACTAGATGTGTTGTTCAGATGTCTGTCACCTACACAATGGGATCCACAGAGTGTGTGCTCCTAGCAGTGATGGCATATGACCgttatgtggccatctgcaacccTCTGAGATACCCCATCATCATGAGCAAGGTCCTTTGCATTCATATGGTGGTTCTTTCCTGGGGATTGGGCTTTCTCATCTCATTGGCCCAAACTCTTCTTGCAATACGGTTGCCCTTTTGtggaaaaaatgtctttaatcATTTTGTTTGTGAAATATTGGCCTTCGTCAAGCTGGCCTGTGCAGATATTTCCTTGAATGAGATTACTCTAATGTTGgacaatgtaatatttttgttttctccattacTGTTGATTTGTATCTCCTACATTTTCATCCTTTCTACTGTGCTAAGAATCAATtcagtggaaggaagaaaaaaggcctTTTCCACCTGCTCAGCCCATGTGACAGTGGTGATTATGTTTTATGGGACAATCCTCTTCATGTACATGAAGCCAAAATCCAAAGCCTCTGCTGTTGACAAACTGATTGCCCTGTTCTATGGAGCAGTCATACCCATGCTCAATCCTATCATCTATAGCCTGAGGAATACGGAGGTGCATGGAGCTATGAGAAAATTGATAACTAGACACCGGTTCtggaagaaaagatga